The Marasmius oreades isolate 03SP1 chromosome 2, whole genome shotgun sequence genomic sequence CGGTATGGGATCTCTCGACAGACGAATATCAAGAACTGGTAGATTCGAAGGAAAGACTAGAGGAGGCGAAGCCTTATCTTGAAGGCAAGGTATACAAGGAGCTGCTAGAAGAACAGAAGAAAATGGAGCCAAAGGCTTCATCTGACGAGGGAGACCAGAGCAGACTATATGCTCtcgatttcgaagaagtcgaGTACAGCTCAATGGATTCTCCCGAAATCGAATttcctacagaccttattaTCTCACTAAACCACAATCCCAGAAAATCCCCTCCTCTCGGCATCTTCCTCCCTGACAATCTCAAGATCATAGTCCGAGAACTCGCTAGTATCAAGACAAAAAAAAGTCGCGTCGATTCTTCGCTCAGACAAGAAAGCCACCATCCTCGACCTCGACGACCTCCTCAGTAAACTCAAAATCAAACCCGACGACGCTTTCGAAGGTCTTCCCGACGCTTACGACTGTATTGAAGCCATGGATGGCCTCTGCAGATTTGAGGCCATCAGGGATTCTAAAGGAGAGAAAGGCATTCACTATCTGTTTATGCACGCTCACTGCCTCTATTTCAAGAACAAGCCAGACTCGAAAAAATATTACAAATGGTGGAAGCCAGTCGAACTCGAACTTCGACAAAAACGTTTCGAAAGTATGGTGAAGTTCAGCAGACAGGCATACGATGATCAATGGATCCTCATGCAGGCAAAAGCGGACGGTGAGATGGCTGCAGAGGCGAGGTGGGCTGACCTCGAAGCGAAGATGGCGAGGTTCCGTGAAGACGAGTCACGAAAGCGCAGGTCATATCCAAACCGCGACGACGACTCAAAAGACTTTCGCGCTCGCAAGCCCTTTCGGTCTGGCAATGGAGGCGGCTCTTCCTCGGACCTTCATTGCATCGCTTGCTCACTCCGAGGACACTCAGCGAAGACGCACGGCACTTCGGACCCTTCCCCACTCTGGGCCAGCCTCAGATCGAAGATCCTCTATCACCCGACCTCTAACAAACCTCTCTGTGGCAGATTCAACATCTTCGGCACCAGCAAAGGCGACCGAGACGGCAAATGTTCCGACTGCAAAGCAGAGCATGTCTGCTCTTTCTGTGGAAAATCGGAGCACCACGCTCTCAGTTGGAAGTGCGTTCAGAAACCCAACGAACGTCGTTGAGTGGCTCAAAATGGCTCGCCCTTCACGTTTATCCTACACCAACTTCTCTTCTCTCATCCATCCTCGTGTACATCCCGTCTCAACCCCAATAAACCTTATGCAGCATTTCTTACGCATCGTCACCCCGTACGACCCTTCCGCCTTCCAGCAAAAACTACAGCATCACAATCTTGTTCAATACTACCCATTACGCTTGACAATCTCCGAAACGGCTTTCCACTAGGCACGATGCCTATCCTCAACTCTACTATTATCATACCCAACAACAAATCATGTCTCGAACACCCCGAGACGGTCAACGAATACATCGCCGACGAGCTGAAAGACGGCCGTTTCTCCGGCCCCTTTACGAGAGAAACGATGGAACAGATCATGGGCGGTGCATTTTATGCATCCCCTTTCATTGTAGCAGTACAGGATCAAGGTCCAGGACTACCACCCAAGAAGAGAATCTGCAGGCATCTTTCAAAAGACTCGAAAGCTCTGCCGGCTGTAAACTCTTTCATTGACAAGATTGACTTCCCCACCCATTTCGACATGGCGACGGGCTTTGCTGACATGGTGAGTCTCTTTCTCTCACTTTTCGAACATTCTCTATTCTTCCTTTCTACCACCATCCTTACGGGATGCAAAAAATCCGAACATCTTCATAGCATGACCACGCTACATGATGATGTCCACCCATTTCATCAGACCCGCAGTGGGCTCTACAGCTCCATGCCGTACTCGATAGACGAGTACAGGGCACTATTCAAATCTCGCCGTACCCTACAGAAGGGTACAGGGCCCCACGTCGCCACACTCCACAGAAGAGTTCAGGGCCTTTCTTCGCCGTACTTGATAGTCAAGTATAGGGCCATATCTCGCCTAGTTTCACAGAGTCCACAACCGAGTACAGTAACTTACTCTCTCTCCCAGATCGCCTGCGCCCCAGAAGGGTTCCAAGCATGTACAGTAGATATCGCCAAATTTCATCGAACATGTCCAGTTTTACCGCATCATAAACCTTTTCTGGTAGTCCAAGGGAGACCAGCAGAATTTTATATTGATCATAACTACCCATTCGGAGCAGCGTCAGCCAGCTCAAACTCCGGCATGATAGCTAACGCCATGGTTGACATCTGGCGAGCCGAAGGAGTACAACCCATCAAAAAATACGAGGACGACATCATCGTTGGTCGCCGCCCTCGCCAACGCAAACTTACCGATGGGTCATACATTAAGATCAACCTCTTACAACACCCCCATTCGTCTTCAAAATTTTCCCATCAATCCCTCCTCCCCTTCAATCCTGACACTCCCGATGAATCACTCTTCCTGTATGATTACGATAAACCGCAGATGATGGACCGCATCAGCAGTCTTCATACGCCGTGGCACATGTCCAAGGGTGACCAGCACTTCGTCTGGATCACCATATTCCTCGGTTTTCTATGGGACCTTCCCAGACGTAGAGTCTCTCTCCCCGAAACGAAGCGCCTGAAATACCTTCACCGGGTTTCTACCTTTGTTGATCGTTATAGTGGGACACAGTGTCCTTTAGAAGAAGTTGACAAGATTCATGGCACCTTATGTCATTGCGCCTTCATCTACCGAGAAGGCCGCACGCATCTCGCTTCATTTTCCAACTTTGGCGCTAGCTTCAAAGGCGACCGTTTCATCCGGAGATGGACGCCAAGATTGGTCAAAGAAGACCTACAATGGTGGTCAACAGCCCTCTCAGACCCCGTCTTCTACAGACAGTTACATCCAAGAAAACCGACACTAGACCTCGGCATTTACGTCGACGCCTCAACCTCGTGGGGTATAGGCATTATCATCGACGGGAAATGGGCTGCCTACCGCTTACGGCCCAATTGGAAAGATACCGGTACCTCTATCGGCCGTGACATCTGCTGGCTCGAAACCATCGCCATTGAGCTGGCCATATACTTTGTTGCCGAGTATGCTGAGGCGAAAGACCAGGGCGTCATCATCAACTCAGACAATCAAGGAGCTATTGGCGCAGTGATAAAGTCTCGCTCGCCAAACCTCTGGATTAACCTTTCTACCCGGCGAATGTATTCCATGTTATACGCTCTCAACATCACCCCAGAACTCGTTTATGTTGCATCTGCTCAGAATCTAGCCGACCCTATCTTGCGCGGAGAATTAGGCCGGCCAGAGGACAAACTCACCCAAGCCTTCAGTTTACCTGAGGCTCTCTCCAATATCCTTGCCTATGTTTAGGCATCTCCGTCGAACGCCGTCGGTCAAGTCCGATGAGAGGACGGTTGAACCGCGCACAACCGTACCTCAGTCTTCATCATTGTCTGCTTTTTCTAATGTTACAACTGCATCTTCAATCGCACCCTTACCTCGCTCCTTCAGCCAACCTAGTACCTCAGTTATCAGAACCCCACGTAAAGAAAACCGCTATGCACCAAACCCTCTCAGACCAAAAGTCCCAGCCAAAGACCGCATCTTTTCCTGGGAAACTGAATTCTCGCGAAGGAAGagacaagaagaagaatccaaGTGGCCGCCCAAAGTAAAGGCACTTGCGCAGAAGGCAGTGTCCGGAGCATTCGGTGATGGTACAAAATCATCATATGGTGCAGGGCCTCTTCGATTTACTCAGTTCTGCGACAAGTACGAGATCCCCGAAGCAGACAGAATGCGTAAGTTTACGCAATAAAGTATCCCTTTCGCATATTTACCGATTCCCAGCTGCCGACAAGACCCTTTTAGCAGCTTTTATCGGAGAGCATCTTGGAGAGATCGCCTCTGTCAAAGGTTGGCTCTCTGGTATACGAGCCTGGCATGTTTATCACGGCGCCCCATGGTATGGTGACGACCCACTAGTGAAGCTCGCTCGGATCACAGCCAAGAAGCAAGGCTCTCACCGCAAGAAACAACAACGGCCGCCCGTTTCCATTGAACATTTAGTCGTCCTCAAAAGCAAATTAGACCTCGACAACCCAAAGCACGCTACCACTTGGGCTATAGCAACTACTACCttttttggatgtagacatTTAGGAGAAACGACAATTCTGTCAGCCAAAAAGTTCGACCCCAGATATCATGTCACTAAAGAATCTTCAGCAATGTCGTTCAAGAAACTTTCAAACGGCTACGATTCATGCACTTTTCGCATTCCTTGGACCAAGACCACCAAACAAGAAGGAGCTGAAGTTGTCCTCACTTCACGCCCAAAAGAATTCCATGACATTTGTCCACTCGACGCTATCACCAATCATCTACGCGTCAATTCACTTCTTCCCTCTTCATTTCCCCTTTTCTCATATATTGACGAACTCGGCTCTCCCACCATGTACAGCAAAACAGAATTTCTCAACTTCTGCCGCGGCATCTGGCAAGACGCCGCTCTTTATCATATATTCGGACACAGCTTTCGCATCGGAGGAGCTGTTGAACTTCTCTTGGCTGGTGTTCCCCCCGAAGTCGTAGCCGCCACAGGGGGTTGGAATTCTCTCGCCTTCTTAGTCTACTGGCGTAAAATTTCTTCTATTATTCCTCAGTTTACATCCAAAGCTTATTCCTCAACTCGTATTCAACTCATTGACAAGCAGATCGATACCTTTAGAAAGAACAATAGTATACCGACCTCTGTAGTAAACCTCGCCGTAGATGGTTTGGACTTAACTGATGATTAATTTCATAGATTAATTCTATCATATTTTCGTATACTATATCTCGCACTTGCTCAGTTGGGGGGTCCAGATTGGGCTTCGTTAAAAGCCGGCACCTGTACGTCAGAGCAAGTGCTCAATTTGGGCATCACAGGTTCCGTCGTTTTCTCAGCCCACTTGGTGCCCCGAGCGCTCAGGCTGGCCTTGGTCGCGTTTGGCGTTCTTTGGGCAACGCGTAAGATCACGGGCAAATCACATGCCCCTCTTTTGCGCGCCCAAGCCAGCCTCCGGCAAACCCACCTACTGAGATATAGCACGAGTAGAGTACCTACAATATAGCAGAACTTATATACTTATATGATCAAAGACTTGTTTATATCATATAGTATTATTTTGTCTCTAGTTCCTATTCTACGTTTAGAAACGGAACTAGCTTATCACGACGAGCTGGAAATTTAACGACTGCGGTGCATTGGCGGTACGCAGACGCGTACATATACCAAAACACATAAGCGACACGCCCCGGTCACATATTTAGCCTGTCACACCCTGGTGCACCGCCACCAATATCccctttcttccctccccccATCTGCATCCGCCACTCCAAGTCTTCTGAATCACCGCTATTCTTACTTCTGATATCTGAAACGAACATACAAGTTACGACAAGTTAATACCCGTGCAACTACAATACTCTATCGATATAATCGTGCAAATCAGGACCATAATGTCGGTGTCTTTGTCTGGACAATCATCATCGAAGGAGGCGTTACGGCAGTTTAAGGATCCTGTTCATACATATTGTGCGTAACCCTCGAGTATTAACTATGAGGAGTCATAGCTGATGTCCAGTTTATTCCCCACTAGTTACATTCTCCAAACGAGTCTGCAGAATTATCGACACGTGCGTCTTTGTATCCGCAGTCAGACGCGTTCAAAAACGCGTTTGTCTGTCTTTCAATGATCCTTACCGACGAAACATCATTCCCTCTTATACCTCTAGTCCCCACTTCCAACGGCTCCGCAAAGTGAAGCAACTCGGCACCACTTATCACGTTTGGCCGAACGCGTCTCATAATCGGTTCGAGCATTGCTTGGGTATAACCACCTTCCTATCCTCTTGCGTCTTCTTTATGGCTGAAGCCTTTCCAGGCGTCGGCTATCTTGCTGGTCAACTAGCCACTCAACTCAGAATGGCTCAACCCCACTTGGCTATCACCGACCGTGATGTGGAATGTTTACAGATCGCCGGCTTGTGTCACGACCTTGGACATGGCCCTTGGTCTCACGTTTTCGATGGCATGTTCATGCCAAAAGCCATGTACGTATCTTCTTTCACTCTACTAGGTGGCCTTTTAACTGTTATATATGCGAAAGGCCTGGGACGAATTGGCAACATGAACAAGGATCCGAATTAATGTTTAACGACATGATTTCCTCTCGCAAGATACCACTTTCCAAGAAGGATTGTTCTTTCGTCAAGGCCCTTATCGCTGGTGACCCAAATCAATGTGATGCGTACGTCGAACCTGGATGTTTGTTTACTTCGCTTACCTTTCTCCCAGAGATGAGAAACGTTTCTTGTTTGACATTGTTGCTAATAAGCGCAATGGGTTGGATGTCGACAAGTATGTGACATGCTTGACGTTTTCTATACTCTTCTGACCACTATTGAATTCAGGTTCGACTACATTGTTCGCGACTCGTTAATGGTTGGACATAAGGTTAATCTCGATATCCAGCGGTACGTGTGGCTATTTCCATTCATTCTGCACTTGGTCATCAATACATCGTAGGATCGTCGGCTCCGCCAGGGTCATTAAGGATCAGATCTGTTACGATTGTAAGGATCTGAACAACATCTACAAGATTGGAGAAAACCGGTTTGAGCTCCACAAAATGGTCTATAACCATAAGACGGGTGTGTATCTCTTCTTTTTGTGTGCTAGCAGACCTAACCTCGCTGGGCAGCCAAAGCCATAGAGTACATGATTATCGATGCTCTTCACCTTGCAGATCCATACATGGGCATCTCGAAGGCTGTCTTCAACCCCAAACAGTATCTCAACTTGACAGATTCCATCATGGACAGGATAGAGGCTTCCGACGACGAGGTGCGTTATGGATGTGTCTAGACCAGTACCTACTGACGAGAGCAATACACAGCGCCTGGCCCCCGCGAAGGCAATCTTTGAGCGAATCCATGACCGGGACCTATACCGCCTGACGGACTTCAAGTGTTTTCCATGGAAGGTCGAAAACAAGAAGTATATCCAGGAGCATATCACACCACGTGCCATTGTCGAGACTGCTGGACTGCTTTACGGTGGAGATGTCTCGGGGTTAAGGGAAGAAGACGTGATTGTTGACCTTACAACCATGCATTATGGTATGAAGGATGCCAATCCGTTGAAGAACGTTCGCTTCTATAACAAGGCCAATCCCAACGGTGAGGGTTCCTTACCCTCATGGCTTTCTGTTTGCTTATCTTCCTTTATAGTTTCCTTCCGTGCGAGAGACGGGGATTATTCGACCCTTCGACCTTCTGTGTTCGCCGAACACAAGCTCCAGATATATTCCAAACAGTCCAAGTGAGTctgtttctctttctcgCTTCTTTTCCTCCATGAGTAATCCCTTTGTAGGTACTGCGGTGTTGTTCAGAAGGCGTACCGTCACTTTTGTGAAAAGGACGATCAACTCCGCAAGATCCTCATGACGGAAGAAGACCCCTCTAGTGACCTTTCATCCGACGAAGGGGATGATCCGGACGACATCACTCGTGCGCCTTCTCTCGCGCCGACTGAAATCGAACGTACTGATCCTCCACCCACGAAGAAGCGGTCTTTCGGTAGGGTGTGGTCCAAATCGATGACTTCCCTGGATCCTTTTCCATCATCGGCGACGGATGAGAAGGCTACGGAAGAAGGGTTTTCGCCGCCGCCGTTTAGCGCGAAGCATGTGTTGGATTcggaagatgaggaggagctgGAGTTGGCGTCCCCTGGCCCTGCGGAGAAGAGGATCAAGTTGGTGTAGAGTGTTTCCCCAGATTGTTCTTCGTTGATCGAAGAACTCTGTGTCTggacttcttttcttttctgctTTGTTTCTGCTGTGCATTTATTCATTTGTACTTACCATCATTCATGGTTCATACGTCGCTCTCTGTTGCTCTCGAATATTTTTTTGCTTGTATATCACTGTATCGATAACTATACATACTCTCGACTGCCGCAACGGCGATAAATTTTAATGCTATGACTCATGTTTATTTTGTATCGTCGGAGGGTTTAACGTCTAACCTTCAACGCCTCCTAACTGCTTGCGTAGCCTTGCTACTTCATCCGCGGAAATTTGGAAGTGAAGGAACTAGGTCAGTACAGCAGAATTGGCCACTCAGGTTCGCGGTGTGACTCGGAACCGTACTGAAACACTGCTTTCAGTTTCTGCTATACCAACTTCCTCCTGTGCAGTTCACCTTGCAATATTTGGCGTCTTTGCTCAGTCAATTATATTAAATACCATGGTTTTATGTATCTTGGGCACCGGAATATAAAAAGACAGTCACTATGCCCACTGCCGACTACAAGGGGTTGTCAACGGCTATTTTTTTAGAATAGGATTTCGACAGCAACGGTCCTCGTAATGACTACTGAAATGCAATCATACTAAGATCAAGATTCATATGACTCAAACTTCCAAGGACCAACACTTCTAGTTGAAGATAGACCATAACTGGTTGATATTACTCGGGTTGAGGGGATTGGGGTCGCAGTCCCAAAGCTGAAgctaaagaagaagaagaccgCAAATCGTCGGTTAATAATTAAGGAAAAAAAGCACAAGAAAGGGAACGAAACATACATCAGTACCAGCCGTATAAACACCGTCTTTCACATCCACACACTTATTCTGTCCAACCCAAGAAATCGATACCGTCGTCAAATTCTCTGGCTTAGTAACCTGCCACAACTGATTCGTGTTCCCATCTATGCACGACCAGATCTGGAGTAAATTCCCATTGGACGGATTACCGTCGCGAACGTCGAGGCATTTGGTCCCATCGGCCGTCTTGATCTGGCCCGTGAATGTATTTGGGTTAGCTCCCTGAGGGGGAAGGACCCAGTTGACGGTGCTCAAGTCACCACACGAGGCGAGTGCGACAGTAGTTCCATCGGCATTGGAAGGGGCTGCCATGCAAACGGACGCTGCGTGTTGACCTGCTCCGGTTGCCAAAAGTCGGACCGTTTGTACCGGCGGGGGAGGGGAAACGGAATTGGCAGTCCACATCTGGTTGGAGTTGTTCGAGTCGCAGGTCCAGATCTGTACCTGATTCCCGTTACTGATGTTGCCGTCGGTAAGGTCGATACATTTGTTCGTTCCAGCCCATTGGTAGATGGAGTCAGCAAAGGGGATGAAAAGTTGATTCGTGCTTCCGGGGACACAGGTCCAGATTTGGAGTTTGGTACCATCAGCGTTGTTGCCGTCAATTACGTCCAAACACTTGGGATGGAAGTTGGTTAGTTTTGGAACTCTGTTTGATTGGAAGTCAGCACACCTTGTCACCGAGAACCGTGAGTGGCTGAGGTTCAGAACTTTGCACGAAAGCCCAGTTTTGCCCAGAGACCCCCACACCACAGTCTTGAATGACGACGGGAGCCCCGGTGGTGTTGGAGGACGCAGTGATACATCCTGCCCTGCCGGCAGCTAGGACTATAAACGAGTCAGAGAGAGATCTTGCCGTAAGGAACAATACCCACATGCTGGATTATCACTGGTAATTTGCAAGGCCGTGGCGACTGTGACGAAAGCTGAGAGCCTGAGGGCGAGCGCAGCAGAGTGCATGGTAGGATGAAGAACCAAGATGATAGCCAAGTAAAGTTACTTGAGGCGACCTTTGATGAGGTATAGGTCACTACTCGGCCCAGTTTTATACCTTGAACTCCGCAGACCACCCAATCCTTGTCAGGCCGGCAGGCTACTCGGTTGCAGCACAAGAAGCTTCCAGTGGTGCCGCATATCAATGGTAGGAAGCCTGTAAGAATAGATCGAAGGGAAATTTAACGACTGGTCCGTTCCCTCGGATGCATAGTCGCTTGATATCGAAGCCATATGAAGGGCGTGCCAGGTCCTCCGCATTGAACCGAATAGAGCTAAAGGCAGGCGACTTTGTACTTGAAATAAAGAAACCGTACAAGCGCACATGCAGTATATCACGTCGGACGATGTCGGGAATGTATGAATATTTTTAATTGCGGCAATGAGTATATGGATGCAAACGGAACACCAAAGCATAACAAAACGCCCGATACAATTAACCCGTAAGGCGTTAAGCAGGCTAAATATAGCATCGGAGGGCGTCACTGACGTACTAGTAATGAAAAGAAGATAAGTTTGATGGGGCCTACCACTGCGCGTCCGGCCGCTCGGCTGCTCGGCATGGAAGACTCGTCGTCATATCGGCGCCGAGGCGGCAAGTCCAGCTATTTGTCGAGCGGTAGTCACAGGGTAGCCACCAGCGCACTCGGAAGAGTTGAACATACAAGACGAGGTACATAGGCGTCCTGCCAACGAGTTCGGATAAAGGAGCGAAAATTAGTGGTCTTGTGAGAAAAATGTCAGCGCCAAAAAACCCACTTGATAACGAAACAAGTGATTTCTTGAGAGGTTTCAAATTCCTTAGTGGGGCCCGCCAAGCTGTAAAAGTAATAGAAACGAAAGAATAAGAAGGTGAGCGACTCACTCTCCTGTAACGATCGAACTTCCGAGAGTTACGGCAACAGAGGAAGGCAGTTGTAATAGTAATGTACCTGTTGACCATGTCAATCTATGCTTTATTCCTGAGCGCTCGGAAAAAGGAGGACCCCCACCATTTCTTAAACTTTCCCCACTCTCTAGCACTATCTTTACCCCTTTGTCCCCCTTTATGTCCCTCCTCCACATTCACATCTCTAACCACGACACTTGTCATCGTCTCATCGCTCTTGCCTTTTGGGagcttctccttctccgacTGGTTGAGGAATTGATCTTCCCGTGCAGAATCGACAATCGTCGATTCAACAGGGGCTGCGAACTCGACTTGCAAGGGTTCTGAAGAAGGCATCCCAGAGACTTGAACACAAAGAGCTGTCGTTTGGCGCGAAAATACTTCATCTGTATACCTACGCCGCCCCGATCTTCCCGTTAGTCCGTGATACGACGCACTCGGACACATGGAGTCCATAAAAGTAAACTCGTTCGGCTATTGCGACACACCTGTAGTCCAAAGTCACTTCGAGGTCTGCTCGTATGTTACGCCTTACTATCATTATTCGATTTGGATTGAATGTCATAGTTGAAGGACAGGCTAAAT encodes the following:
- a CDS encoding uncharacterized protein (CAZy:CBM13), whose translation is MHSAALALRLSAFVTVATALQITSDNPAFLAAGRAGCITASSNTTGAPVVIQDCGVGVSGQNWAFVQSSEPQPLTVLGDKCLDVIDGNNADGTKLQIWTCVPGSTNQLFIPFADSIYQWAGTNKCIDLTDGNISNGNQVQIWTCDSNNSNQMWTANSVSPPPPVQTVRLLATGAGQHAASVCMAAPSNADGTTVALASCGDLSTVNWVLPPQGANPNTFTGQIKTADGTKCLDVRDGNPSNGNLLQIWSCIDGNTNQLWQVTKPENLTTVSISWVGQNKCVDVKDGVYTAGTDLQLWDCDPNPLNPSNINQLWSIFN